GAAGATTAAGGGGGAAATCATTCCTTTTACGGGGTCAATCCAGCGGGCGAGGGCTTCGTATCCGCAGATTTTTCCGGTAAGGGCACGAACCACGGGCTGGTAATAGACATGGAAGTAGCCTTTTTCAAAAGCTTCTTCGAAATGGTCCAGTACGTACTGCTTTTGTTCGAGCTTGTTCTTGAGCGTGTCGTCAAAAACGGCGTAGTCTTTGTTGAAAATGCCATGGACTTCGCGACAGGCAAGAGAGGCTCTGTCCATCATCACGATGGGTTTTTGCGGTGAACCGTCGGAAACGTAGATGCCCGCCTTGATCTGATTTCTAAGTCCGCCTTCGAAGCGTCCCATTACCAGGTTTAATTCTTTGATTCTGTCGGCTATATCTTCGATAGCGAGATTTAGGCTGATGACTACAAGATGGTCTGCGCCGGCTCGTAATACGTTTTCACCTTCAAAAATGCGCTTGAGTTCGTCCCTAAACTTGCACAGGTAGGCGTTTCCGCCCGGGTAAGAAAATCTCTGGTTAATCGTCTTGAAGTTCATTACGTTAAAGAACGTAATGGTCGATTTATGAAGCGGGTAGAAGTTTGGGTCTCTTTGGGTTTGAGAAAAGAACCAAGCCGTAGTATCTAGGCCTGTAATGGGGTCTGTTTTTTCAAGATTTATGTTACCACGATTTAAGTCGGGACCTTCTTGCATAACAAACATTTTCTCCTTATCTCGAACTCAATTTAACTAAACGAGACGAAAAAAGGGGCTTTCCTTTGAAAAAAGTCCCGTTTTATTACGATTTTCTTACTCCAATTTGGAATATTCGTTTTTTTTAGAATTTCGGGTAGCCGTCCTTGAGACTTTCGTCGTAGTGGGCGCGTTCTCCGCCGATGAATTTCGGGCGGGTGCGGGCCGCAATCAGGATTGCCTTGCCGACATGAGTTTGCTGCATGTGCAGGGGAACGGCGACTTCTTTCAGGTGCATGCCGATAAGCGTGCCGCCGATGTCGAGGCCTGCGTTTGCCTTGATATGCTCGAGGGCAACGGGATGCTCGAATGCTCCGTAGCAGGCGGTGGCGAACGAGCCCCCGGCCTTGGGTTGCGGAACTACGTTTACAATTTCGGCGTTCGGCACGGCCGCGCGCTCAATGATGATGGCGCGGTTTAGGTGCTCGCAGCACTGCGCAGCAATGTAGATGCCGAGTGGTTTGAATACAGAC
This sequence is a window from uncultured Fibrobacter sp.. Protein-coding genes within it:
- a CDS encoding TIGR01440 family protein; the encoded protein is MAGITYEIDDKNLVEQIRNDAQNAAKEVVEKARLTAGNIVVIGCSTSSTLGNDIGSHSVPEVGKAIFEGLQSVFKPLGIYIAAQCCEHLNRAIIIERAAVPNAEIVNVVPQPKAGGSFATACYGAFEHPVALEHIKANAGLDIGGTLIGMHLKEVAVPLHMQQTHVGKAILIAARTRPKFIGGERAHYDESLKDGYPKF